ACCGCCTGCGCCAGCTCCTGCCCGGATATGTGGACACCCTGGAGGTGCTGCCCTTGCCCCCGGGACTCAAGCAGGTGCTGCACAACAAACTGGGGTGGGTCTTGAGCATGAACTATAGCACCTCAAAgccttcctccacctcctcatCATCAGGAAGTGACTCGGACAGCTCCTGTGGCTCAGAGGCAGAGGCCTGCCAAAGGAAGAGGTGCAGAAGGACATAATGTTTCTGCAGATCAGCCTGCTGTGAGGGAGTCAGGTGGGGttttgctctgctgcctgccagggctgTGGCACCTCCTTCTCCCTGGGGATGGCCATGGTTATTAGTTTGTGAAGGTTTCTCTTGGGTCATTGGAAATTTTTAGCCTAAACATCCATCCTGCACATGGAAAGGCCTGGGGACTTCAAGAGGTCCCAGCTCTGTGAAACCAAATGCAAGTGCAGCCACATAACTGAGCTTCATCTGATGGCTGACTGTCCAAGCCAAtcacctctccctgcaggatCCCTCTTCTCTGCAGACTCTTGGCAGAGACATGGTTTTGAGTGCAAAATTCCAGTTTCAAAGGGTACAAGGCCATCTCCAGACAAACAAGGGACTTGATCATCAAGAGATAAAATCAAAGGCCAGCCCCCTCCTCTTCACTGCTGGGTGTTGGTTGGTTGTCTGTGATGATCTCCTCACTCTGTTAGGCACAACAAAAGGCAGCACAAAGGGAAGGGGTCTCCTAGAGATGAATCTGTTGCCTGTTGTGACAGAGCAGTACCATGAGTTGGGCTGTTGAGCCCCTCTGACTTTAATTGCTTTGCATGttggctcctgctgcttctcctctgtcAAGACTGTATTAAACTGTAACAATAAAAGTAGaaactggttttggtttctcCTGTGGCCCTTGAAGGCAGGAATCTGAATGTGCTTGTCAAGACCAGCCAGCCTGGAGGATGTATTAGATGCAGCCCTGGTCTGTGCAGTCTCAAGGAGGTGAAGGCAGTGGAGATGACCTTGCCTCTGCCCCAGGCAGGGCTCCTGTCCTTCCTGCTGAACTTCTACTTTGGCTAGGATGGAACTTCGGTGGAGCCAGAGGGAGGCCTGAGGCTGCCCTGGGGGAATGAGGCTGCAGGGGTTTTATAATGCTTGTCCTGGGTCAGTGGTGCTGAGCCAAACAACCCCACACCCCACTCCAGAGCCTGAACCTTGGCACCAtcagctctgtccccagagcAGTCCCCCACCAAGACACTTAACGTAGGTGCAGCTGCTGCTTAAGAACCTCAGTGACTTATCCAGTCCTGCTCTGGTGCAGTTGTCCTTGCCACTTGGCAGGAGGTTCTGACAGCCTTCAAGCTGCCCTCGGAGTTTAAGAcgggagaggaagggaaggtgcttcagctgctccttgagGCTGAGGGGCCCCTGGCAGAGGGGATGTGCAGGGAACGGGCAGCAGAATCAGTCAGGTCTGTCCCTCAGGCAGGGCTGGGTCCCTGTGCTGTTCCAGTCCTTGCCATTCCTGCTTTCCCTAGGGGCTGCTCTCAGCATGGGGCTTCTGCCTGTGGGGCTTTTCCTGGCCTTGGGCCACTCATCCATTGAGGGGTATGAGTCTGGCCTGACACAGCGGTCTGTGCCACTGGTGTCTGATTTCCCCAGGATGCCACTCAGCAGAAGCCATTTGtaccagcactggtgtggccagcaggagcaggacgGGGACCATCCCCCTGTGGTGGGCACTGGTGAGTCTGCACCTCCagtcctggggtcagttctgggacACTCGGGGGGAGTGCCctggcaggggacacagggaggtTTGTTCACCCACCCTCCTGGTTGGGTTCATCCCTGGCACCCTCAACTGCTCCCAGTGGTTTCTGGGGCTTCTACAGCAGAACGTTCTTGAGAGGGAGTCAGGATTTGGGGGCCCCTGAGAGCCCCAAGAGTACCAAGGTGTCTCTGGAGAGCAAGTTCCCCTGTGCCCTTTCCTTAGGCATCAGGGCTGCTGTACCAGGCAGTTTTGGGGCTATTTTAGCTGTAACCTTGGCAGGAAGCTCAAGTCCTGCTGCCAGTTTGCACCTTGATGTCACAGCCTCTGTGGTCATCAGTGGTTGGGTTTTCTGTCCCCTCTTCCGTgttcccagccctgtgccttCCTTGTTCTTTCACGACATGGAGGACGAGGAAGGGTACATGATGCTGGAGAAGCGGAGTGCTGCAGAAAGCCCAGGTCCTCTCTGGAATACAGGTATAGGGGATCATCCCACAAAATTTAGGAGAGGGTAAACATAGCATGGTGGTGACTGGCATGGCTTCAAAAGCGGGATGATGTTTACAGGAGCTGCTCAAGCTGAGGAAACTGAGGAACAGAGCAAGGGAGGAAGGTCTGGGGGTCTTTTCTGTGGGACAGAAAAACACCAGACACCCTGTCTGGTTGCCATCCTCTCTGTGCTGAGCAACAGTTTGCAGCTGTGACCccaaaagaaagagcagagggaTCTGTGGATCTCCCAGGTCCTGCTACTGGAGTCACCCCTTTGTGCAGGAATATCtgcagggatttgggggggtCTCACCAAGATGTTTTGCCCCAGGACACTCTCCTTTGGGCTCTCTGGGGATGGCAGGGAGGGCACAGATGCTCTCAAGaccctcctcccctttttcccctgaCCACAGGATTTGTCCTGCAAGACTTGCagaggggctcagcaccacGGCGAGTGAGTGTCCAGGCAGGAGCTCCTTGCTGTCCCCGCTACCTCCTCAGGGCCCTGATGgccaccctgctgctggccctTGTGGTCTGTGGTGAGTTGATGGATTTTAGTGGggtgggactgggaggggacCAGGtgccccctccatccccaggggATGATGCCCCTGACCAGGCTGAGCCTCTCTCTCTCGCAGTGTCATGGCTAGTGGCAGAGAGGGGACAGTTCAAGGGGAGGGTGGAGTGCAGGAACACCTCACAGGTTGGTGAATGTGCTTTTTTGGCTTGTGCCTCCCTGGAGCTGCGGAAGAGCCTGTGCCCCCTAAGAGGTAACTCACCCCCCAGTGGGACCCCTCCCCAAATTAACCATGTGGGAACATCCCTCTGTGCTGTCCCCACCTTTGCTGGGGTGCCTCAGTCTGGGTGTGGCTGTCTATCTGTCCATAGGAGGTGAGGTGTGCAAACTCTGCCCCCCCAACTGGAGGCTGTGGGGGACCAAGTGCCTTTGGGCTTCTGATGGGATGAACTCCTGGAGAGAGAGCCAGCGGGACTGCATGGCCTGGGGAGCTGAGCTCCTGATACCAGAGGACCAGGATGAGCTGGTAGAAGGACCCCTGGCACCAAGGATGTGGGACTGGTCCTGGGTTTGCACCCAAGGGGCTGGTGGCACCTGAGGCAGGGTTAAGGGGGTCACCAGAAATGGACAGTCAGCACCAACCCCTGATCCCAAGCTTCTAGGGTGCCTTTGCTGGAGCTTGGGGAGCACCAGGGACAGGCTGAAACCTGCTCTGGGCTGAGTGTGTGTGCCACACGGTGTCAccatcttcctttcctcccccatCTCTCCCATACAGGATTTCCTAAACGAAATCTTCCAGAAACCCACCCGCTACTTCTGGATCggtctctccttcccctctgcccagcacGGCTGGACCTGGCTGAATGGTTCCTGCCTGGACCAGAACCAGTGAGTGTGGGCAAGGGTGGTCAGGATGGGGACCCCCATTATCACCCCAGGGCCCCTTGTGCCATGAGACAGGGCTCCCTCCTTCACCCCAGGTTCCCGCTGAGCCCCTGGGATGGAGACGGCAGAGCCTGTGGGGCACTGCGGGGGGACAAgatcagctccagcagctgtgaTGTGGGACTGCAGTGGATCTGCCAGAAAGAAGCCACAGACTTctgagctgggggctggggcaTCACCCCCACCACCTCTGCCCCATCCTCATTTGCAtgctaatatatatatataataagggggctgcagggtgtgCATGGGATGCAGTGTTTGGGATCAGAACAAGCCTCTGGGGAGAAAGCACCGGTTGGGTAAGAAGTACTGAAATCATCAATGACACTCCCCAAAAAATCAACATTGTGTTATgctcagaggagaaaaagaaaggaaaaaaagaattattaccgggtaaaaaaagctatttttgcagctctgagatcctccagcagcatcactgaagTTTGTGGCAAGGCTTTGGCCAAGCAGAGATGCAACTGGTGTGAAAGCCACAGGAAGTGATGCTGGGGGAGATGAA
The sequence above is a segment of the Heliangelus exortis chromosome 17, bHelExo1.hap1, whole genome shotgun sequence genome. Coding sequences within it:
- the LOC139804246 gene encoding killer cell lectin-like receptor subfamily F member 1 — translated: MGLLPVGLFLALGHSSIEGYESGLTQRSVPLVSDFPRMPLSRSHLYQHWCGQQEQDGDHPPVVGTGFVLQDLQRGSAPRRVSVQAGAPCCPRYLLRALMATLLLALVVCVSWLVAERGQFKGRVECRNTSQVGECAFLACASLELRKSLCPLRGGEVCKLCPPNWRLWGTKCLWASDGMNSWRESQRDCMAWGAELLIPEDQDELDFLNEIFQKPTRYFWIGLSFPSAQHGWTWLNGSCLDQNQFPLSPWDGDGRACGALRGDKISSSSCDVGLQWICQKEATDF